In the genome of Anabrus simplex isolate iqAnaSimp1 chromosome 2, ASM4041472v1, whole genome shotgun sequence, the window AAAAGGATCATTTTGCAGTAGCATCATGTATAATTCTTTATCATAATGAAGATGAAACCAGTGCATCACAAGTCAATAAATGTTCATATTTTGGTATTAAATGCTGAACACTAAAGCGATCAAGATCAAATTTCATTGCATCTCTCACATCTTTTACTATAGATGGATTATCACAAAACTGAACAAGGATTCTGAGCAAGTGATCTTCATTTTCGTATAAGCATTCAGCTGGATAGAATTCTGGATATACGAGATCATTAGGACACAGAGGATAACAGCCACAGCATACAGCTTCcaacctgaaataataataataataataataataataataataataataataataataataataataataataataataatcatcatcatcatcacctacttCAAAGCATAACGCTAGATGATACTAACTTGCAAAGAAAATTCTTACATAATACTTACATAGCAACTCCAAAGAATTCATGTTTTGCTGTTGATATTACCACATCAGAATGTCTCAAAACATGGTAATATTCTTCTTTTGAAGGCAAGTATCCCCAATGAAGAATGCAACTTTTAAAATACTGAGAGGCTTCTTTGAAAACTTCCGGTTCAGAAGAAAATGATTCACCcaaaatagaaatgtaaaacttATAACCTCCATCAAACAACGAAGTCAGGACACGAAATAGTAAGCCAGGATCCTTGTCGTGTTCCCTGTGAATTAAACACAAATAATATTATATGTGAACTGCACTTACATCTACTGCAACATAAAAGGAGCTTGGATGTAGACAAAGGCATTATTTTACTGCAAAATGAAGGAACACTTAACACTCAAAAAATCcatacaaaatataaataattatccTACAAGAATGTACACAACTATGTTGATCATGGCATCCTTTGATTAGTAAAGTcattttcagcttcatttgatcAAGTTATTGGTGCATCCAGCCTGCTATCCAACAGAAACTAAGAAATTGCTGGTGAGATGGATGTCAAATTTGTTGTTCCTGACATTAAAATGTGTCATAAGTGGATATTGATTATCTAAAAATGTACAAATAATGACCTAAAGAAAAGACAAAATGACCTAAACAAAATGATCAATTCATTTGACAGCACTGGCCTACGACaagttgtttgcttgttgtttaagagGGACCTAAGATCCAGttcataagaatgggaaagaaacacaGGCAAGGGAAGGGGACTTTCAATACTGTCTTGGATCGGATGCTCTTTTTGACTCATGCAAGTACCTAAGAATCCACGTGAAGAGAGATCTAAACtcacgtaggaagtgtaatttctaaagtGTACAAGTCCTTAAACTTTGTggtgagggtgctaaagggcagcagttcccaggcaaAAGCGCAGGGCTTACatatcactcattaggccagtTCTGGAATATGAAGCAGCCATATCAGATCCACACCAAGCAGGACTCACTAAGCAACTCGAGAttgtacagcgaaaggctgcaagattcgtgcttagcAATTTCAATCCCAGAAGTAGTGTGACaggtatgatagaaaaacttgggtgggaaacaATGGGGACTAGAAAGAAACAAACATGGTTATGTGTCATGTATGATACCCACACAAATAAGCTGGGGAAGAGTTGAACAGTCAACTAGAAAAgcctgttacataagtaggacagatcatccgcataaagtaaaaggtaggttacagaaaactaactatggtaaatatttacTTGTAAATCAGGGAACTGATTATTGGAATGCTCTACTTGCAGCTGGTAGTAACCTGGTAATATGGGCCTTATACCCAATTAGATGATTTCGAATTTTCTCTGGAGTGCTGGTGttttgcctccattcattttggtttcTTGCCCTTTGTAAAATTTAACTCATTAGCGCCGACTTATGGAACCATTTCATATGCCACCATTTTGGATCGAACGCTAACATACAGAACTATTCCGTACTAACTTATAAACATTTGTAGTTTTAGTTACTAGCAAGTGATGAGTCTTGCGCTGCATGTAGATTACTTCTTGAAGTTCAGTGAATCTTCCAAATGGAATCCCCCCCTTCTAAGTTCACATAATACTGTATAAAAAAACAAAATGCTATCTGCTTGTGCTTGTTAGTTAATAAACATGGCTGATGATTATGAAGATATTGTAAAGTGGTTAGAAAGTGATAATGAGCATGATTTTTCTTCAGAAGACGGTGACATTTCTTACACTAATGATGATAGTGATGTTGACAGTGTTAGGGAAAATGATTTGTAGTGATGACAACAGCATGGACAATGTAAATGAAGACCAAGGTGGTGGGGCTGCTTTACGAGATGGATTTTCAACATGGACTTGGTCAAACATTTCCAATACACCAAAAACAAATCCATTCATTGGTGTTTCTGGTTTCAGTGCTGTTGTTTCAAGACGACTGGGCACAAATCCTTCTGTATTAGATGTGTGTTCCAAATTTCTAGGGGATGAGTTCTGGGAAATGATTGTGATAGAAACCAATGACTATGCTGCTTTCGAGGCAGATAATTTGATGAGAAAAAATCTGAAATGTAACAGTAAATGGTATACTTGCACGGTTGATGAGATAAAGGCATATTTTTCGCCGATGATTCTCACGAGTCAGGTAAGAAAACCTAAACTCAAGTTGTACTGGTCTAACAGGAAACTTATTTTCAGAAACTATGACATTTGAACGATTATGTCAAATTTCACGATTTCCGCACTTCTCTGATGACATGTTTACAGATCCAAATGACCGTCAAAGAAAAATCAGACCAGTTATTTCATATTTGCGAACAAAGTTTCAGAATATCTACAATATTGACAGAGATATAGTTATAAATGAGAGTCTTATGAAATTTCGACGTAGGCTTCCATTCGTGCAATACAATCCTTCCAAAAGAGCCAGGTTCGGAATTAAAAATTATGAATTCTGTGAAAGTGCTTCTGGATACTGTTACCAGCTCCAAATTTATACTGGACAAGACAAACAGGGTGTTATTCAAGCATCAGAAGCAGTAGTGTTGGAACGAATGGAAGCAAACATGAACCAAGGTCATATATTATATCTTGACAACTGGTATGTTTCTCCTGAACTTTTTCGCACCTTGTTGAAGAATGGAACTCATGTTGTGGGTATTGTATACTGTAACAGGAAGAAAATGCCTCCAGAGTTCCGCACAGTAAAACTGATGAAAGGTGAAACTATTAGTATGACAGCTAATGATATTCTTGCcataaaatggaaagacagaaaggatgtGCATTTGCTTTCAACTGTTGATAAGGACATAGACTTTGAAGTTGTGAAAATTTGAAGAAAATGATGTGGAGGAGGAGAAGTAGTGAAAAAACCCAAGAGTATTGGAAGATAAAGAGGAAAATGAATGCTGTAGATCGTCAAGACCAAGTTCTTGCATGTTTCCCCATAATGCAACGGACTATCAAAGGTAATCAAAGGATAATGCTGTATCTATtggatatggctatcttcaattcacATGTTGTATTCATGAAAGTTACTGGCAGGCAGCTGCATTATACAGACTTTTGCACAGCATTTGCCAAGCAACTGTTGCAGAATGTTGCTCTCCCACCAAGAACAACAAAAGGAAGACCGCCCAGTCAAGACAGCCCCCTGCAGCTTCAGGCAAAAGTATGGGGACAGTTTCCAGTGTctattcctccaacagaaaggaagaaactcCTTCTATGTTCTGCAAAGTGTGCAAGGCACATAAAATAAGGTCTGAAGTGAGGTGTCCATGTGAAAAATATGGTGTTCCACTtcatctggagagctgcttcaaaatatatcacacaatgattcactactgaagactgaaaaACAGTTAATGGACAGTTAGGCATTGATCTGTGATGTATATAGCTTTGTAAAAATGCCACTTTTAGACCGATTctgaataaacaaaattaaagcatAATTCTGGAAAATAGAGTTTTCTGTCCCTGCAGGTTAGACTGTTAGTCAGGTATGAATGGGTTAAACTTTGTTGTTCTTTCTTCACTTTGGTGGCCATGCAGCATGGGCCTTCTTCTCCTGTTTACTACGGATCTGTATTCCTCTGTAGTGTTAATAAGCAGTGTTCTATATCTTTTTCTCTTGGTAATGTAATCTCTTGGCCCATCTGAGGGCACTGGGTAAACTGTATTTCTGGGTTAACGACCCTTACAAAATTTTGTTACATGAACTTCTGGGTTTGAGACTCTTGCCTTGTAAATCCAGTAAATGAAACACTGGGCTCGCGACACACCTGGTAATGTGTATCAGAAGCGATGGCTTCCTTCCTAATGGGTATTTAACATacccttttctttttttgctatttgctttaagttgcaccgacacagataggtcttacagcgacaatgggataggaaaggcctaggagtggaaagaaagcagctgtggccttaattaaggtacagccccagcaattgcctggtgtgaaaatgggaaaccatggaaaaccatcttcagggctaccgacagtggggttcgaacccactatctcccgattaccggatactggccacacttaagcgactgcagttatcgagctcggtataccctTTTCTAAACTGTACTAAGTAAATTAAACCCTTACGTAATGGCATATAAGATCTAATTCCTCtctaagaaagaaaatataaatttccaaaatttgtgtaggttttcttgaaCCCTAAATTTTGCTCCAGCCCTCAcgcttccttcattccttccttctgCATGGATaagtccgtaataataataataataataataataataataataataataataataataataataataataataataataataataatcctctctaAATTCCATACCTAATAAAGTACAGTGTCGTGTCATCATAACTTATGAGTGAATCAGTAGAGAACTAAAATACATTTCGATCTATTGCACAAAGACATCTGTATATGTCCATGAAGTTAGAATACTCTCTGACATCAATATCGCGAGTACTGTGTAGTTATAATCAGATATATGTCACACTCGTAATATTATGGGCACAGCAGAGTAGCGGTCATTATAGAATGCAGCAATGTAAAGGTTAACCAAGTGCCTCCACAATCCTATAATTTCAACTACCTATATGGTCTTCATTTAGTACCACACCTtttttatttgcaagttgcttcacgttgcaccgacacagataggtcttttggcgacgatgggacaggaaagggctaggagtgggaaggaagcggctgtggccttaattaagttacagccccagcatttgcctgatgtgaaaatgggaaaccacggaaaaccatcttcagggctgccgatagtggggttcgaacctactatctcccgaatactggatactagccgcacttaagcgactgcagctatcgagctcggtacccataGTTCCACACCTTTTATCTTACAATCATTAAAAGACAAGTCTAACCATTAATGATTTGGTCTTCTTCTGCTTCGCTTACCTTCCGTGGCTGATACCATTTTTTTCTTTGGTAGTCTATTCTTCTCCATGCACCTCACTTGACCCCATCGTCTATTGTGGTTTATACGCTCAGCTTCATCCAATGAGTTCATTCATAATATAGCCTTCCCAGCTTTCATTAATATACATCTTGATAAGCCAGCCCCGCTGTGTATGGATAGCGTGCCTGTCTTTAACTGAAAGAGCCAGGtgtgattcctggccaggtcagggattttatctggatctgagggctggttccaggtccactcagcctacgtgattacaactgaggagctatctgatggtgagatggtggccccggtctagaaagccaagaataactgctgagaggattcattgtgttgaccacacaacacctcataatctgcatgtttttgggctaagcagcggtcgtatggtaggccatgggcctttggggctgttgtaccatggggcttggtttgatTTGTTTCTTTGTACAGCTTGACATAGTAGATGAGAAAACTGATGAATACAAATTAGTGAAATT includes:
- the LOC136864227 gene encoding tRNA-queuosine alpha-mannosyltransferase isoform X4, producing MAIIQCKSTDSLLIIEPFYGGSHKQLITTLLEGLSERGCTGISLVTMPAKKWHWRARTCSLFFADIVPRNHSYSLVADVVVFNSDFNQRSFLNAIKPYFKLQPDFRPRDLKEKIEPKCQVIYFPVKFPTLAPKTKENKSLHIVWPHRWEHDKDPGLLFRVLTSLFDGGYKFYISILGESFSSEPEVFKEASQYFKSCILHWGYLPSKEEYYHVLRHSDVVISTAKHEFFGVAMLEAVCCGCYPLCPNDLVYPEFYPAECLYENEDHLLRILVQFCDNPSIVKDVRDAMKFDLDRFSVQHLIPKYEHLLTCDALVSSSL
- the LOC136864227 gene encoding tRNA-queuosine alpha-mannosyltransferase isoform X6, with the protein product MLGILFASSVLNLAELVALRPDLSSLKKIIYFHENQLVYPIRQGKNRDFQYGYNQILSCLVADVVVFNSDFNQRSFLNAIKPYFKLQPDFRPRDLKEKIEPKCQVIYFPVKFPTLAPKTKENKSLHIVWPHRWEHDKDPGLLFRVLTSLFDGGYKFYISILGESFSSEPEVFKEASQYFKSCILHWGYLPSKEEYYHVLRHSDVVISTAKHEFFGVAMLEAVCCGCYPLCPNDLVYPEFYPAECLYENEDHLLRILVQFCDNPSIVKDVRDAMKFDLDRFSVQHLIPKYEHLLTCDALVSSSL
- the LOC136864227 gene encoding tRNA-queuosine alpha-mannosyltransferase isoform X3, with protein sequence MPAKKWHWRARTCSLFFADIVPRNHSYRILFASSVLNLAELVALRPDLSSLKKIIYFHENQLVYPIRQGKNRDFQYGYNQILSCLVADVVVFNSDFNQRSFLNAIKPYFKLQPDFRPRDLKEKIEPKCQVIYFPVKFPTLAPKTKENKSLHIVWPHRWEHDKDPGLLFRVLTSLFDGGYKFYISILGESFSSEPEVFKEASQYFKSCILHWGYLPSKEEYYHVLRHSDVVISTAKHEFFGVAMLEAVCCGCYPLCPNDLVYPEFYPAECLYENEDHLLRILVQFCDNPSIVKDVRDAMKFDLDRFSVQHLIPKYEHLLTCDALVSSSL
- the LOC136864227 gene encoding tRNA-queuosine alpha-mannosyltransferase isoform X5, which translates into the protein MCLNGWNTSFPLLRILFASSVLNLAELVALRPDLSSLKKIIYFHENQLVYPIRQGKNRDFQYGYNQILSCLVADVVVFNSDFNQRSFLNAIKPYFKLQPDFRPRDLKEKIEPKCQVIYFPVKFPTLAPKTKENKSLHIVWPHRWEHDKDPGLLFRVLTSLFDGGYKFYISILGESFSSEPEVFKEASQYFKSCILHWGYLPSKEEYYHVLRHSDVVISTAKHEFFGVAMLEAVCCGCYPLCPNDLVYPEFYPAECLYENEDHLLRILVQFCDNPSIVKDVRDAMKFDLDRFSVQHLIPKYEHLLTCDALVSSSL